The following coding sequences lie in one Desmodus rotundus isolate HL8 chromosome 1, HLdesRot8A.1, whole genome shotgun sequence genomic window:
- the MRPS30 gene encoding large ribosomal subunit protein mL65, with translation MATSRWWRLVPRCPGRSLHAAAAPEAAVGAPDVTVADVAAAPVARYPPIVASLTAKSKAARQRRVERWQAKVHAAQSADEKIRILTRMQLMKYVVYPQTFALNADRWYQGFTKTVFLSGLPPPSPAPAPVPDLASLRAAACDCLLQEHFYQRRKGRAPLYRQREALASPFLDQLVTTLVGLLSAHNPVLAAAAALDCKRPVHFYWWRGEEIILHGHRKGRVDALRYQINDTPHNQIRISKQLPEFVPLDYSVPIEIPVMKCKPDKLPLFKRQYENTIFIGSKTADPYCYGHTQFHLLPDKLKRERLLKQNCADQIEVVFRANAIASLFAWTGAQAMYQGFWSEADVTRPFVSQGVITDGKYFSFFCYQLNTLALTAQADRDNTRKNICWGIQSKPLYETIEDDDVKGFNDDVLLQIVHFLLNRPKEDESPLLEN, from the exons ATGGCGACGTCCAGGTGGTGGCGGCTGGTGCCCCGCTGTCCAGGGCGGTCGCTCCACGCCGCCGCCGCCCCGGAGGCCGCCGTCGGGGCTCCAGATGTCACCGTTGCTGATGTCGCGGCGGCCCCTGTCGCGCGTTACCCGCCGATCGTGGCCTCCCTGACTGCCAAAAGCAAGGCGGCACGACAGCGGCGAGTGGAGCGGTGGCAAGCGAAGGTGCACGCGGCCCAGTCCGCGGACGAGAAGATACGAATCCTCACTAGGATGCAGCTCATGAAGTACGTGGTTTACCCGCAGACCTTCGCGCTGAACGCCGACCGCTGGTACCAGGGGTTCACCAAGACCGTGTTCCTGTCGGGCCTGCCGCCGCCGTCCCCCGCGCCCGCGCCGGTCCCAGACCTGGCGAGTCTGCGCGCCGCCGCGTGCGACTGCCTTCTGCAGGAGCACTTCTACCAGCGGCGCAAGGGACGCGCGCCCCTCTACCGGCAGCGGGAGGCCCTCGCCTCGCCCTTCCTGGACCAGCTGGTGACCACCCTCGTGGGCCTGCTCAGCGCGCACAACCCAGTCCTGGCTGCCGCCGCCGCCCTCG ATTGTAAACGTCCAGTTCACTTTTACTGGTGGCGTGGTGAAGAAATTATTCTTCATGGTCATCGGAAAGGTCGAGTTGATGCCTTGAGATACCAAATAAATGATACGCCACACAACCAGATTCGAATATCCAAACAACTCCCAGAG tttgtgCCGCTGGATTATTCTGTACCCATAGAAATTCCTGTTATGAAATGTAAGCCAGACAAGCTCCCATTGTTCAAACGACAATATGAAAATACCATATTTATTG GATCAAAGACGGCAGATCCCTACTGTTACGGTCACACCCAGTTTCACCTGTTACCCGACAAATTGAAACGGGAAAGGCTCTTGAAGCAGAACTGTGCTGATCAGATAGAGGTTGTGTTTAGAGCTAACGCTATTGCAAGCCTTTTTGCTTGGACCGGAGCACAAGCCATGTATCAAG GATTCTGGAGCGAAGCAGATGTTACCCGACCTTTTGTGTCTCAGGGTGTGATCACAGATGGAAAATACTTCTCCTTTTTCTGCTACCAGTTAAATACTTTGGCACTGACCGCACAAGCTGACCGAGATAACACTCGTAAAAATATATGTTGGGGGATACAAAGTAAGCCTCTCTATGAAACCATTGAAGATGATGATGTGAAAGGTTTTAACGATGATGTTCTACTTCAGATAGTTCACTTTCTACTGAATAGACCAAAAGAGGATGAATCGCCGCTGTTGGAAAACTGA